A region from the Microcella frigidaquae genome encodes:
- a CDS encoding rhodanese-like domain-containing protein, whose product MRRLLLALSLTLGLAVGVSACTAPAEPVALAESTVVIDVRTPAEFAGGHLEGAVNIDVQSPDFEAQISALDPAGSYYVYCRSGNRSAQAIDRMAALGFTDLTNGGSVESASSATGIPVVTGP is encoded by the coding sequence ATGCGCCGCCTCCTGCTCGCCCTCTCGCTCACCCTCGGCCTCGCCGTGGGCGTCTCCGCCTGCACGGCACCGGCCGAGCCGGTCGCGCTCGCCGAGAGCACCGTCGTGATCGACGTGCGCACGCCCGCCGAGTTCGCCGGCGGCCACCTCGAGGGCGCCGTGAACATCGACGTGCAGTCGCCCGACTTCGAGGCGCAGATCAGCGCCCTCGACCCCGCCGGCAGCTACTACGTCTACTGCCGCAGCGGCAACCGTTCGGCCCAGGCGATCGACCGGATGGCCGCCCTGGGCTTCACCGACCTCACGAACGGCGGCAGCGTCGAAAGCGCGTCGAGCGCCACGGGCATCCCCGTCGTCACCGGGCCGTAG
- the pdxH gene encoding pyridoxamine 5'-phosphate oxidase → MTEPTEPTEPTEPTEPTEPTEPTEPTFDPLLQSALRTHTDYGVEKLEEADLAADPFTQFTAWLAEAAERGVYEPNAMVLGTIDPDGAPSIRTVLLRGVDERGFAFYTDYTSRKGRALLSNPGVAVVFPWYTLHRQVKIFGTAHRVEPEDSEAYFANRPRGAQVAAWSSDQSQPIASRAALEQKVVDAEQRFADAETVPRPERWGGFRIVPDRVEFWQGRTSRLHDRLLFHRAGEGWRVERLQP, encoded by the coding sequence ATGACCGAGCCGACCGAGCCCACCGAGCCGACCGAGCCGACCGAGCCGACCGAGCCGACCGAGCCGACCGAGCCGACGTTCGACCCGCTCCTGCAGAGCGCGCTGCGCACCCACACCGATTACGGCGTCGAGAAGCTGGAGGAGGCCGATCTCGCGGCCGACCCGTTCACCCAGTTCACGGCCTGGCTGGCCGAGGCGGCCGAGCGCGGCGTGTACGAGCCGAACGCGATGGTGCTGGGCACGATCGACCCCGATGGTGCCCCCTCGATCCGCACCGTGCTGCTGCGCGGCGTCGACGAGCGCGGCTTCGCCTTCTACACCGACTACACCTCGCGCAAGGGCCGGGCCCTGCTCTCCAACCCCGGGGTCGCCGTCGTCTTCCCGTGGTACACCCTGCACCGCCAGGTGAAGATCTTCGGCACGGCCCACCGTGTCGAGCCTGAGGACTCGGAGGCCTACTTCGCGAACCGACCGCGCGGCGCCCAGGTGGCGGCGTGGTCGAGCGATCAGTCGCAGCCCATCGCCTCGCGCGCGGCGCTCGAGCAGAAGGTGGTCGACGCCGAGCAGCGCTTCGCGGACGCCGAGACCGTGCCGCGCCCGGAGCGCTGGGGCGGATTCCGCATCGTCCCCGACCGTGTGGAGTTCTGGCAGGGCCGCACCTCGCGCCTGCACGACCGCCTGCTCTTCCACCGCGCGGGGGAGGGCTGGAGGGTGGAGCGGCTGCAACCGTGA
- a CDS encoding LLM class flavin-dependent oxidoreductase — MAISDPSDLELGLDTFGDVTVDADGAPLSYAQVIRNVVAEGVLADQVGVDAITVGEHHRDDFAVSAPDVVLTAIAARTERIRVGSGVTVLSSDDPIRVFQRFATIDAISNGRAEVIMGRGSFTESFPLFGYALQDYQTLFEEKLNLYAEVQKEQPVTWQGSTRAPLQNQMVYPTTESGNLRTWVGVGGSPESVVRAAQYGFPLMLAIIGGPAERFAPFVELYHRALTQLEKPWQPVGVHSPGYIAETDEQAMEELWPAYEQMFGRIGRERGWGPTTYAHFRQEVEHGSLYVGSPETVARKIAATVSTLGIQRFDLKYSTGPLSHDKLMRAIELYGTEVMPRVRELLAELKAPATAR, encoded by the coding sequence ATGGCCATCAGCGATCCGAGCGACCTCGAGCTCGGCCTCGACACCTTCGGTGACGTCACCGTCGACGCCGACGGGGCTCCGCTCTCGTACGCCCAGGTGATCCGCAACGTGGTAGCCGAGGGCGTTCTCGCCGACCAGGTGGGCGTCGACGCGATCACCGTCGGCGAGCACCACCGCGACGACTTCGCGGTCTCGGCCCCCGACGTCGTGCTCACCGCCATCGCCGCCCGCACCGAGCGCATCCGCGTCGGCAGCGGCGTGACCGTGCTCAGCTCGGACGACCCGATCCGCGTCTTCCAGCGGTTCGCGACGATCGACGCCATCTCGAACGGCCGCGCCGAGGTCATCATGGGCCGCGGCTCGTTCACCGAGTCGTTCCCGCTGTTCGGCTACGCGCTGCAGGACTACCAGACCCTCTTCGAGGAGAAGCTCAACCTCTACGCCGAGGTGCAGAAGGAGCAGCCCGTCACCTGGCAGGGCTCGACCCGCGCCCCGCTGCAGAACCAGATGGTCTACCCGACCACCGAGAGCGGCAACCTCCGCACCTGGGTCGGCGTCGGCGGCAGCCCCGAGTCGGTCGTCCGGGCCGCGCAGTACGGCTTCCCGCTCATGCTCGCCATCATCGGCGGTCCGGCCGAGCGCTTCGCGCCGTTCGTCGAGCTCTACCACCGCGCGCTCACCCAGCTCGAGAAGCCGTGGCAGCCGGTGGGCGTGCACTCGCCCGGCTACATCGCCGAGACCGATGAGCAGGCCATGGAGGAGCTGTGGCCCGCCTACGAGCAGATGTTCGGCCGCATCGGCCGCGAGCGCGGCTGGGGCCCGACGACCTACGCCCACTTCCGCCAGGAGGTCGAGCACGGCTCGCTGTACGTCGGCTCGCCCGAGACCGTCGCGCGCAAGATCGCGGCGACCGTGTCGACGCTCGGCATCCAGCGGTTCGACCTCAAGTACTCGACCGGCCCGCTGTCGCACGACAAGCTCATGCGCGCGATCGAGCTCTACGGCACCGAGGTCATGCCGCGCGTGCGCGAGCTGCTCGCCGAGCTGAAGGCTCCCGCTACGGCCCGGTGA